AATATCAAGGGTATTCCGTGTCGCCCTTTCGTATGTCCTGATGCCTCTTTCACATAGGATGATGTTTTCATTCCCCCGTGAAATGATATACTCGGCAGCATTGATGAATTCTTCAATAGTGGCAGCGAGGCCGCGTTTTAACAGGACAGGCTTATCAACCGACCCAGCGGCTTTAAGCAATTCAAAGTTTTGCATGTTGCGGGCGCCGATTTGGATTACATCAATGTAGTCGACAGCCGTTTCAATATCCGCCGGGTTGACGATTTCGCTCACTACCGCCAGGCCGTATTCTTCACCTACGCGCTTAAGAATTTTCAATCCTTCCAGTCCAAGCCCCTGGAAATCATATGGGGATGTTCGCGGTTTGAAGGCGCCGCCGCGGAGGATTTTCAACCCCTGGGCCTTCACCGCTTTTGCAACTTCTGCGACCTGTTCATAGCTTTCTACTGCACAGGGGCCCATAATGAAGCGCTGCTTGCCGTCCCCAATTGTTTCGCCATTGATATTTACAATTGTATTTTCCGGTTTGCGTTTTCTTGAGACAAGCAATGCTTTGCGATGGTCGTCTTCCTGCAACTCCAAAGCCGCCTTGAAAATTTCTTTGAAAAGGGCCTGGATCGTCGATGTTTCAAACGGTCCTTCATTATTAGCGGCAATCTTGTCAAGCATCTTCCGCTCTCGGACCGGGTCAAATCTTTCAGTACCCTGTGCTTCTTTTATTTCACCTATTTGCTGGACAATTTTTCCCCGTTCATTAATTAATTCGAGTAATTTCAAATTCACATCATCAAGCTGGGTTCTTAACTCTTCAAGTTCAAGATTGCTCACGTTTTTTCCCACCCTTTCTTTTTAAGCTCACCAATTGTACAAGTGTCAAATGTAAATGATTAGGGCTTATTATAAACGAAACCTCTTCAGTTGTCACGGAAAA
The genomic region above belongs to Bacillus marinisedimentorum and contains:
- a CDS encoding bifunctional 3-deoxy-7-phosphoheptulonate synthase/chorismate mutase, translated to MSNLELEELRTQLDDVNLKLLELINERGKIVQQIGEIKEAQGTERFDPVRERKMLDKIAANNEGPFETSTIQALFKEIFKAALELQEDDHRKALLVSRKRKPENTIVNINGETIGDGKQRFIMGPCAVESYEQVAEVAKAVKAQGLKILRGGAFKPRTSPYDFQGLGLEGLKILKRVGEEYGLAVVSEIVNPADIETAVDYIDVIQIGARNMQNFELLKAAGSVDKPVLLKRGLAATIEEFINAAEYIISRGNENIILCERGIRTYERATRNTLDISAVPILKQETHLPVFVDVTHSTGRRDLLLPASKAALAIGADGVMAEVHPDPAVALSDSAQQMNIDQFNEYMNSLKQQNTINV